In Archangium violaceum, the following are encoded in one genomic region:
- a CDS encoding TenA family transcriptional regulator, with the protein MEADLGTSSAVVTFADELAAYIQPFRQAVINCSFLRQAATGSLSLRHCRAWVSQQYHYVNQFPAWLGMLLRKVDNPECRDALMINLYEERTHPKLWMRFATAWGLSEEQIVTTELCPEMQALNDYLSRLAFDGHVAEAGAALCMGLEGISKNIIESVGPALFQYYNGREGVALDKSSLAWLTVHSDVDPQHVHEGALLVNRYATTPSVQAKAKFAARRALEFLQLGFDGVHRRYGA; encoded by the coding sequence ATGGAAGCGGATCTTGGCACGAGCAGCGCTGTGGTGACGTTCGCCGATGAGCTCGCGGCGTACATCCAGCCTTTCCGGCAGGCAGTGATCAACTGCTCCTTCCTGAGGCAAGCCGCGACGGGCTCGCTCTCGCTCAGGCATTGCCGCGCGTGGGTCTCGCAGCAGTACCATTACGTCAATCAGTTCCCGGCGTGGCTGGGCATGCTGCTGCGCAAGGTCGACAACCCCGAGTGCCGGGACGCTCTCATGATCAATCTCTACGAGGAGCGCACCCACCCGAAGCTCTGGATGCGCTTCGCAACAGCCTGGGGCTTGTCGGAAGAGCAGATCGTGACCACCGAGCTATGTCCCGAGATGCAGGCGCTCAACGACTACCTCAGCCGGCTCGCGTTCGACGGGCACGTCGCCGAGGCCGGAGCGGCGCTGTGCATGGGCCTGGAGGGCATCTCCAAGAACATCATCGAGTCCGTCGGCCCCGCCCTCTTCCAATACTACAACGGGCGCGAAGGCGTGGCGCTCGACAAATCCTCGCTGGCGTGGCTGACGGTGCACTCCGACGTCGACCCGCAGCACGTCCACGAGGGCGCGCTCCTGGTCAATCGCTATGCCACGACCCCCTCGGTGCAGGCCAAAGCGAAGTTCGCCGCTCGTCGCGCGCTCGAGTTCCTCCAGTTGGGGTTCGACGGTGTTCATCGCCGCTACGGCGCCTGA
- a CDS encoding alpha/beta fold hydrolase, whose product MNEQVHRIRTTSDFMLAASEFPAIGDARGVVVLGHAMMCNRSTLDRPPGKGLASALAMAGLHVYTFDFRGHGQSGATAGAGGRWTYDDLVNHDLPAVVAWARARHPDLRLGVLGHSLAGHAALHWLGQHPDAPVDALVLYAANVWVPSFDPSRLRWFKKRTLLALWLLVSRTVGHYPARLMRTGTDDEALGLVADFNRWAATDRCLRESDGADYLAGRARVRQPVLAYVGEKDDLLCLRECCERYLAPVPDHTLKSVSAATHMSLVLSHRSQPTWEETAKWFLEKLGKSA is encoded by the coding sequence ATGAACGAGCAAGTACATCGGATCCGCACGACGAGCGACTTCATGCTGGCGGCCTCCGAGTTTCCCGCGATCGGTGATGCGCGCGGCGTGGTCGTCCTGGGTCACGCGATGATGTGCAACCGATCGACCCTCGACCGTCCGCCGGGCAAGGGGCTCGCCAGCGCGCTCGCCATGGCTGGGCTGCATGTCTACACATTCGACTTCCGTGGGCACGGCCAGAGCGGCGCCACTGCTGGGGCGGGCGGCCGGTGGACCTACGACGATCTCGTCAACCACGACCTGCCTGCCGTGGTGGCATGGGCGCGCGCCCGCCACCCCGATCTCCGGCTCGGCGTCCTCGGACACAGCTTGGCCGGGCATGCCGCCCTGCACTGGCTTGGCCAGCACCCGGACGCCCCCGTGGACGCGCTCGTGCTCTATGCGGCGAATGTGTGGGTGCCAAGCTTCGACCCCTCCCGTCTGCGCTGGTTCAAGAAGCGCACCCTGCTGGCCCTCTGGCTCCTGGTGAGCCGGACGGTTGGCCATTACCCCGCCCGCCTCATGCGCACAGGCACCGACGATGAAGCGCTCGGGCTCGTCGCCGACTTCAATCGCTGGGCAGCGACCGACCGCTGCCTCCGCGAATCCGATGGCGCCGATTACCTGGCCGGTCGAGCCCGGGTCCGGCAGCCGGTGCTGGCCTATGTTGGCGAGAAGGACGACCTCCTCTGTCTCAGAGAGTGCTGCGAGCGCTACCTGGCGCCCGTCCCCGACCACACTCTCAAGAGCGTCTCAGCCGCGACACACATGTCGCTTGTGTTGAGCCACCGATCGCAACCGACCTGGGAGGAGACAGCGAAGTGGTTTCTCGAGAAGCTCGGGAAGTCGGCGTGA
- a CDS encoding acyl-CoA dehydrogenase family protein, with product MAELLPGLDETLAAIPLAELERPGNPCISLFRAAGGPALVIPRDLGGKGATPLQAVRVQRALGSRSPSLAVVATMHNFSIATLVEFGVFGADDSGAAVLSAIAEDNLFMASGFAEGRSGAHILAATMQARATPDGGYLISGSKKPCSLTYSMDLLSASVMIQNPSGGGSRRAVVLVPADSPGLERRPFWRSSVITGAESDEVILNDVPIPGDCLFFPDAEDHLDSVEVAGYLWFQLLVTASYLGTASGLVERVIVAGKGGATERTLLGIEVEAAMEALESVARSMMGEPKPELLPRALLVRYAVQSAIERATMLAAEVLGGMAFISSPEVAYLMGASRALAFHPPSRLSSGAALAGYLAGEPLNKL from the coding sequence TTGGCCGAGTTGCTTCCCGGCCTGGATGAAACACTGGCGGCGATTCCCCTGGCGGAGCTGGAGCGCCCGGGCAATCCCTGCATCAGCCTGTTCCGGGCGGCCGGAGGGCCTGCCCTCGTCATCCCACGCGACCTGGGCGGCAAAGGAGCCACTCCGCTGCAGGCCGTGCGCGTTCAACGCGCCCTCGGAAGCCGCTCACCCTCTCTGGCGGTGGTGGCGACCATGCACAACTTCTCGATCGCGACGCTGGTGGAGTTTGGCGTCTTTGGTGCCGATGATTCGGGCGCCGCCGTGCTCTCCGCCATCGCGGAGGACAACCTGTTCATGGCCTCGGGCTTCGCCGAGGGCCGCAGCGGCGCGCACATCCTCGCCGCGACGATGCAGGCACGGGCGACGCCCGACGGGGGCTATCTCATCAGCGGAAGCAAGAAGCCGTGCTCGCTCACGTACTCGATGGATCTGCTGAGCGCGAGCGTCATGATCCAGAATCCCTCGGGCGGGGGCTCGCGCAGGGCGGTCGTGCTCGTCCCCGCGGACTCTCCTGGCCTCGAGCGCCGACCGTTCTGGCGGAGCTCTGTCATCACGGGCGCCGAGAGCGACGAGGTGATCCTCAACGACGTGCCGATCCCCGGGGATTGCCTGTTCTTTCCGGACGCCGAGGACCACCTCGATTCGGTCGAAGTCGCAGGCTACCTGTGGTTCCAGCTGCTCGTCACAGCTTCCTACCTCGGCACCGCCAGCGGCCTGGTCGAGCGCGTCATCGTCGCCGGCAAGGGCGGGGCCACGGAGCGGACCCTCCTGGGGATCGAGGTCGAGGCGGCAATGGAGGCGCTCGAGAGCGTCGCGCGCTCGATGATGGGCGAGCCCAAGCCGGAGCTCCTGCCCCGGGCGCTCCTCGTGCGCTATGCAGTGCAGTCGGCCATCGAACGGGCGACCATGCTCGCGGCCGAGGTGTTGGGTGGAATGGCATTCATCAGCTCGCCCGAGGTGGCTTACCTCATGGGGGCCTCCCGCGCGCTGGCGTTCCATCCGCCATCGCGGCTCAGCAGCGGCGCCGCGCTCGCGGGTTACCTTGCCGGTGAGCCGCTCAATAAGCTGTAG
- a CDS encoding SDR family oxidoreductase: protein MKNVLLTGASNAVGAQVLELLVERHDIARIYLLSQGVASPPPSLASARSSAAAKAQEVLPLSGDVRLPRLGLDEWAFDDLCATVDTIFHCAERAEIDQDLEKAREGNVQPVRTLIALLEKARGARLVHLSTTWVAGTKRGLFTEFDLDCGQGFYNAYEQSKHEAERLLRDSSISGRVTVVRRSLALGGPQRGVTAGTMTLESVIQSLLGGWRILVSGDPRIRVDVIPMEYLAEGAVALADHPGAAGRTCHLVAGWEKSWTLRELVEMVQTRCRTAQLGFLPPLLASLARLLSRLSFGRVAAFPGRWSSLKPYLHQRSVFDGFLARNLLEPLGVTCPPPDAFLARVLDAVSARSIAMRLIPGGPHAVIER, encoded by the coding sequence ATGAAAAACGTACTGCTCACCGGCGCCTCCAACGCCGTGGGAGCTCAAGTCCTCGAGCTCCTGGTGGAGAGGCACGACATCGCCCGCATCTACCTGCTCTCGCAGGGCGTGGCGAGCCCGCCGCCCTCCCTGGCAAGCGCCCGCTCCTCCGCGGCGGCGAAGGCCCAGGAGGTGCTGCCTCTCTCGGGCGACGTGCGGCTTCCCCGGCTCGGGCTGGACGAATGGGCGTTCGACGATCTCTGCGCCACCGTCGACACCATCTTCCACTGCGCCGAGCGAGCTGAAATCGACCAGGACCTCGAGAAGGCGCGGGAGGGGAACGTCCAGCCGGTGCGCACCTTGATCGCGCTGCTCGAGAAGGCTCGCGGCGCCCGGCTCGTCCACTTGTCGACCACTTGGGTCGCGGGGACGAAGAGGGGCCTGTTCACGGAGTTCGATCTGGATTGCGGGCAGGGCTTCTACAACGCCTACGAGCAGAGCAAACACGAGGCGGAGCGCCTTCTACGGGACTCCTCCATCTCCGGGCGGGTCACCGTGGTCAGGCGAAGCCTGGCCCTGGGCGGGCCCCAGCGCGGAGTCACCGCGGGGACGATGACGCTCGAATCCGTCATTCAATCGTTGCTCGGCGGGTGGCGAATCCTGGTCTCGGGGGATCCGCGCATCCGCGTGGACGTCATTCCCATGGAGTATCTGGCCGAGGGAGCGGTGGCCCTGGCAGACCACCCGGGGGCCGCCGGAAGGACGTGCCACCTCGTCGCAGGCTGGGAGAAGTCCTGGACGCTGCGGGAGCTGGTCGAGATGGTGCAGACCCGTTGCCGCACCGCCCAGCTCGGGTTTCTGCCTCCACTCCTGGCGTCCCTAGCGCGGCTGCTCAGCCGCTTGAGCTTCGGCCGGGTGGCGGCGTTTCCCGGTCGCTGGAGCTCACTCAAGCCCTACCTCCACCAGCGAAGCGTGTTCGACGGTTTTCTGGCCAGGAACCTGCTTGAGCCGCTCGGCGTCACCTGTCCGCCTCCCGACGCGTTCCTGGCACGGGTCCTTGACGCCGTCTCCGCGCGCTCGATCGCCATGAGGCTCATCCCGGGTGGACCTCATGCTGTGATTGAAAGGTGA
- a CDS encoding aminotransferase class III-fold pyridoxal phosphate-dependent enzyme: MMQTDFHSTQNLVDVVKRRALTEVDRVACTFLEEGDGQEAHITYGELDRRARATASILQGLAAPGDRALLLYPAGLDYIIAFFGCFYAGLVAVPVYPPDPTRLERTLPRLKSILKDSQPTLALTTSSILAMAEQLFLGDNEFGAPQWVATDSIDGAERSYVGPELTESSLAFLQYTSGTTRDPRGVMLTHGNLVENLEVMRRCFGMSDKDRVASWLPPYHDMGLIGSILVPIYVGAPLVLMSPMHFMRRPFSWLSAISRHRVTVTGGPNFAYELCSRKVSEEQRATLDLGCLEVAFVGAEPIRERTLDVFAETFGSCGFDRQAFFPCYGLAEATLFVTGASRKTGFRVHSFSKPAYEQKRAVAVSPDAVERIELVGSGAAGPGFEVVVVNPDSGTLCGEHEIGEIWISGPSVARGYWGRSEETSATFHAELVSTPAHHDGRKFLRSGDLGFLHDGELIVSGRLKDLVIIRGRNHHPQDIEATVESCHPRIRRGCCAAFSLESQPRTNPKGAESERLVVVAELAKGVDGDGDTQEALLAIQRAIAEVHEIRVDNIVLIMPGTIPKTSSGKIQRGACREGFLAGTLSEIARSALTGAAAREPAPRNEEVGTTTAGKTAAEIERWLIDYVSHGFGLPTTHIERTSRLTDLGLDSVEAALLAGELETFLDRPIPATLIWEFPTIDLMARHLAGEPVSMGRPHHHTRELAPSEARRHPYTEYLNPYLSKLLERFKLDKSFVRGSGCDLYDAEGRHYLDFVASYGALPFGHNPKELWAALLAARESEKPGFVQPSLLASAGELARRLIGVAPSGLRYVTFANSGTEAVEAAIKLCRTNTGRLGILSTAGSFHGKTLGALSATGNARYQHNFGAPVPFFHGIPFGDIEALRDALLERPAYYAAFVVEPIQGEGGIVEPPVGYLAAAKKLCREAGVLLVFDEVQTGLGRTGTLFASSAEGVEPDVMALAKALGGGLFPIGACISSEEAYSEDFALKHSSTFAGGTLACEAGLATLELLERDNFALVKQVAENGARLKGALLELQRRYPRLISQIRGRGYFLGIQLGVNRRTWPSSILALAAEEGGLAPIFASYLLNVEGVRIAPTLNSTDVLRIEPPLTATWQQCEVVLGALERALAVFDTGDTGRVLGSILSRAPRSAPEVMARTMPRAPIQPRPDEGRFAFILHPLDLRSYASFDSTLATVGAADLENAAKIVHGTGKPAIVGETRIVAKSGRSAYGEFILVRRTADELMAMPREAAAKEVRGAVELARGRGARIVGLGAFTSIVTHGGLTVAESDVAVTTGNTFTAVSALEGVRLAQRTWRPEVTAPAVAVVGAAGAIGRATAILMAEDASLLILIGNPLHGKEHSRSQLLRVAGEACRYLAVEASRNVVFRRGTLAHRMLTSGLLRSPDLSQEELTVMAEQMERDGLFLVAYGMGEVLPLADVVILATNATTALVKPHHLGQNALVCDLSRPRNVGREVQEARPDVLVIDGGVIEIPGRPDIGSFDLDPGLTYACMAETMMLALEQRYAHMSLGANIDVAGLRLMRQLADLHGFKVAALTRTTWPPKVANSHP; the protein is encoded by the coding sequence ATGATGCAGACTGATTTTCATTCGACGCAGAATCTGGTCGATGTCGTCAAACGCAGAGCCCTCACCGAGGTCGACAGGGTCGCGTGCACGTTCCTCGAGGAAGGCGACGGCCAGGAGGCGCATATCACGTACGGTGAGCTGGATCGGCGCGCGCGCGCGACAGCTTCCATCCTGCAAGGCCTCGCCGCGCCCGGCGATCGGGCCCTCCTGCTTTATCCTGCGGGCCTGGATTATATCATCGCGTTCTTTGGCTGCTTCTATGCCGGGCTGGTCGCGGTGCCGGTGTATCCACCCGACCCGACTCGCCTCGAGCGAACCCTGCCCCGGCTCAAGTCCATCCTGAAGGACTCACAGCCGACGCTGGCCCTCACGACATCGTCAATCCTGGCCATGGCGGAGCAGCTCTTCCTCGGAGACAACGAGTTCGGCGCGCCGCAGTGGGTCGCCACCGACTCGATCGACGGCGCGGAGCGCAGCTACGTCGGGCCTGAGTTGACGGAGTCGTCGTTGGCGTTTCTGCAGTACACCTCCGGGACCACGCGCGACCCGAGAGGGGTGATGCTGACCCACGGCAACCTGGTGGAGAACCTGGAGGTGATGCGCCGCTGCTTCGGCATGAGCGATAAAGATCGGGTCGCCAGCTGGCTGCCGCCTTACCACGATATGGGGCTGATCGGCTCGATCCTCGTCCCCATCTATGTGGGCGCGCCGCTCGTCCTGATGTCTCCGATGCACTTCATGCGCCGTCCTTTTTCCTGGCTCAGCGCCATCTCGCGCCATCGCGTCACCGTGACCGGGGGACCGAACTTCGCGTACGAGCTTTGCTCCCGCAAGGTCTCGGAGGAGCAGCGGGCCACGCTCGACCTCGGTTGTCTCGAAGTGGCGTTCGTGGGCGCGGAGCCCATCCGCGAGCGGACCCTCGACGTGTTCGCGGAGACGTTTGGCTCCTGCGGGTTCGACCGCCAGGCTTTCTTCCCCTGCTATGGATTGGCGGAGGCTACGCTCTTCGTGACGGGCGCCTCGAGGAAGACTGGCTTTCGAGTGCACTCCTTCAGCAAGCCCGCCTACGAGCAGAAGCGCGCCGTCGCCGTGTCACCTGACGCAGTGGAGCGCATCGAGCTCGTCGGCTCCGGCGCCGCAGGCCCCGGGTTCGAGGTGGTCGTCGTCAACCCAGACTCCGGTACCCTTTGCGGCGAGCACGAGATCGGCGAGATCTGGATCTCGGGCCCGAGTGTGGCGCGAGGCTACTGGGGCCGCTCCGAGGAGACGAGCGCGACGTTCCATGCCGAGCTGGTTTCAACGCCGGCGCACCACGACGGGCGGAAGTTCCTGCGCAGCGGAGATCTCGGGTTCCTCCACGACGGCGAGCTCATCGTCTCCGGGCGGCTCAAGGATCTCGTCATCATTCGTGGCCGCAACCACCATCCTCAGGACATCGAGGCGACCGTGGAGAGCTGCCATCCGCGGATCCGGCGCGGCTGCTGCGCCGCATTCTCCCTGGAATCCCAGCCACGAACGAACCCGAAAGGAGCGGAGTCTGAACGGCTCGTGGTGGTGGCGGAGCTTGCCAAGGGAGTCGATGGAGACGGGGACACCCAGGAGGCCCTGCTTGCGATCCAGCGAGCAATCGCCGAGGTCCACGAGATCCGGGTCGACAACATCGTGCTCATCATGCCGGGCACCATCCCCAAGACGTCCAGCGGGAAGATCCAGCGGGGCGCCTGCCGAGAGGGATTCCTCGCCGGAACGCTGAGCGAGATCGCGCGGAGCGCGCTGACGGGGGCCGCCGCTCGGGAGCCGGCGCCGCGGAATGAAGAGGTTGGCACGACCACCGCGGGCAAGACGGCAGCGGAGATCGAGCGATGGCTCATCGATTATGTGAGCCATGGCTTCGGCCTTCCGACGACGCACATCGAGCGCACATCGCGCCTCACAGACCTCGGGCTCGACTCGGTGGAGGCGGCCCTGCTGGCCGGAGAGCTCGAGACCTTTCTGGATCGCCCCATCCCGGCGACGCTAATCTGGGAGTTCCCGACGATCGATCTCATGGCCCGCCATCTGGCGGGAGAGCCGGTCTCGATGGGGCGCCCTCACCATCACACCCGGGAGCTCGCCCCGTCCGAGGCGCGCCGGCATCCCTATACAGAGTACCTCAATCCGTACCTGAGCAAGCTCCTCGAGCGGTTCAAGCTCGACAAGAGCTTCGTCCGCGGCTCGGGCTGTGACCTGTATGACGCGGAGGGACGGCACTACCTCGATTTCGTGGCCTCGTACGGCGCGCTTCCCTTTGGCCACAACCCGAAGGAGCTCTGGGCGGCGCTGCTCGCGGCCAGGGAGAGCGAGAAGCCCGGCTTCGTCCAGCCCTCGCTGCTCGCCTCCGCGGGAGAGTTGGCACGCCGCCTCATCGGCGTGGCACCCTCGGGGCTGCGGTACGTCACGTTCGCCAACAGCGGCACCGAGGCGGTGGAGGCCGCGATCAAGCTGTGCCGCACCAACACGGGGCGCCTCGGGATCCTGTCCACCGCCGGCAGCTTCCACGGCAAGACCCTGGGCGCGCTGTCCGCCACCGGGAACGCCAGATACCAGCACAACTTCGGCGCGCCGGTACCGTTCTTCCACGGCATACCCTTCGGGGATATCGAGGCGCTCCGGGACGCTCTCCTGGAGAGGCCCGCCTATTATGCGGCTTTCGTCGTGGAGCCGATTCAAGGCGAGGGGGGCATTGTCGAACCGCCGGTCGGCTATCTCGCCGCAGCCAAGAAGCTCTGCCGGGAGGCGGGGGTGCTCCTGGTCTTCGACGAGGTCCAGACCGGGCTCGGCCGGACGGGGACGCTCTTCGCGAGCAGCGCGGAAGGCGTGGAGCCGGACGTAATGGCGCTGGCCAAGGCGCTCGGCGGGGGGCTGTTTCCCATAGGCGCCTGCATTTCTTCGGAGGAAGCCTACAGCGAGGATTTCGCGCTCAAGCATTCGTCCACGTTCGCTGGAGGCACGCTGGCCTGCGAGGCGGGGCTGGCCACGCTCGAGCTCCTGGAGCGAGACAACTTCGCCCTGGTCAAGCAGGTCGCGGAGAACGGAGCCCGGCTCAAGGGCGCGCTGCTCGAGTTACAGCGCCGCTATCCGAGGTTGATCAGCCAGATCCGCGGGCGGGGCTATTTCCTCGGCATCCAGCTCGGCGTCAATCGTCGGACCTGGCCGTCGAGCATCCTCGCTCTCGCCGCCGAGGAGGGCGGCCTCGCGCCGATCTTCGCCAGCTATCTCCTCAACGTCGAGGGCGTGCGCATCGCCCCGACGCTGAACAGCACCGACGTCCTACGCATCGAGCCTCCGCTCACGGCCACATGGCAGCAGTGTGAGGTCGTGCTCGGCGCGCTCGAGCGGGCCCTCGCGGTGTTCGACACGGGAGACACGGGCCGGGTCCTCGGCTCGATCCTGAGCAGAGCTCCGCGAAGCGCGCCGGAGGTCATGGCGCGCACCATGCCCCGTGCGCCGATCCAGCCACGCCCAGACGAGGGTCGCTTCGCCTTCATCCTGCACCCACTCGATCTGCGCAGCTACGCCAGCTTCGACTCCACGCTGGCCACGGTTGGCGCCGCGGATCTGGAGAACGCGGCCAAGATCGTTCACGGCACGGGCAAGCCCGCGATCGTGGGCGAGACCCGGATCGTGGCGAAGAGTGGGCGCTCCGCCTATGGCGAGTTCATCCTCGTCAGGCGCACCGCTGACGAGCTGATGGCGATGCCTCGCGAGGCTGCCGCGAAGGAGGTGCGTGGCGCCGTGGAGCTCGCTCGCGGGCGCGGGGCTCGAATCGTCGGGCTGGGGGCCTTCACGTCGATCGTGACCCACGGTGGCTTGACGGTGGCGGAGAGCGACGTCGCCGTGACCACCGGCAACACATTCACCGCGGTGTCAGCGCTGGAGGGCGTGCGCCTGGCTCAGCGTACCTGGCGCCCGGAGGTCACCGCGCCGGCCGTGGCTGTTGTCGGCGCTGCCGGCGCGATCGGACGCGCCACGGCGATCCTCATGGCGGAGGACGCCTCCCTGCTGATCCTCATTGGCAACCCGCTCCACGGCAAGGAGCATAGCCGGAGCCAGCTCCTCCGCGTCGCCGGGGAGGCGTGCCGCTACCTCGCCGTCGAGGCGAGCCGCAACGTCGTGTTTCGCAGAGGCACTCTGGCGCACAGGATGCTGACCTCAGGACTCCTGCGGTCCCCCGACTTGTCGCAAGAAGAGCTCACGGTCATGGCAGAGCAGATGGAGCGTGATGGCCTCTTCCTGGTTGCCTACGGCATGGGCGAGGTCCTCCCGCTCGCGGATGTCGTGATCCTCGCCACGAACGCCACCACAGCCCTCGTGAAGCCCCACCACCTGGGACAGAACGCGCTGGTGTGCGATCTCTCTCGTCCGAGGAATGTGGGCCGGGAGGTCCAGGAGGCGCGGCCCGACGTCCTGGTCATCGACGGCGGCGTGATCGAGATCCCAGGGAGGCCCGACATCGGGAGCTTCGATCTGGATCCGGGCCTGACCTATGCGTGCATGGCCGAGACGATGATGCTGGCCCTGGAGCAGCGGTACGCCCACATGAGCCTCGGCGCGAACATCGACGTGGCGGGGCTCAGGCTCATGCGCCAGCTCGCCGATCTGCATGGATTCAAGGTTGCCGCCTTGACGCGCACGACATGGCCCCCGAAGGTCGCCAACAGCCATCCCTGA
- a CDS encoding metallophosphoesterase family protein, with amino-acid sequence MRFKFVHAADLHLDTPFRGIPADSSLLSLFQQATFRAFSRVVDLCLREHVAFLLLAGDLFDAKDRSVRARLALRRELDRLHVAGIQTFIVHGNHDPLSGDTGALGLPGSVKVFGADWEEVEVRREGRALCRVQGISYPEVEVRENLSSRFRRTAPDFTVGLLHANLGGVEGHANYAPCTVEDLGARGLDYWALGHVHTRAEYALANGAVAVYPGNPQGRHVNEPGERGCVLVEVEEGRTRRRFVPVDRVRWHRLEVPLVGLGSLDGLVAAVTEQVDASCAQELDGHVVRLTLTERGPLHRELSRPEALQQLEADLREQLSRRHPPVLLESLRDASRPELDLQTVRLAGGFTGTLLAEADALAADPEALETVWKEDAELRSLRQRLSRLGVDALEKPRPEWVEQAGLRVVEQLHEEDET; translated from the coding sequence ATGCGCTTCAAGTTCGTCCACGCGGCCGATCTGCACCTGGATACTCCGTTCCGCGGCATCCCCGCGGACTCGAGTCTGTTGAGCCTCTTCCAACAGGCCACGTTCCGGGCCTTCTCGCGCGTGGTGGACCTGTGCCTGCGCGAGCACGTGGCCTTCCTGCTGCTGGCGGGAGACCTCTTCGACGCGAAGGACCGCTCGGTGCGCGCGAGGTTGGCACTGCGGCGCGAGCTGGACCGGCTGCACGTGGCTGGCATCCAGACCTTCATCGTCCACGGGAACCATGACCCGCTGAGCGGAGACACGGGGGCGCTGGGGCTGCCGGGCTCGGTGAAGGTCTTCGGCGCCGACTGGGAGGAGGTGGAGGTGCGCCGCGAGGGGAGGGCGCTCTGCCGGGTGCAGGGCATCTCCTATCCGGAGGTGGAGGTGCGCGAGAACCTGTCGTCGCGCTTCCGGCGGACGGCACCGGACTTCACGGTGGGCCTGCTGCACGCGAACCTGGGCGGAGTGGAGGGCCATGCCAACTACGCGCCGTGCACGGTGGAGGACCTGGGGGCGCGCGGGCTGGACTACTGGGCGCTGGGCCACGTGCACACGCGGGCCGAGTACGCGCTCGCCAACGGAGCGGTAGCGGTGTACCCGGGCAACCCGCAGGGGCGGCACGTGAACGAGCCGGGTGAGCGCGGCTGCGTGCTGGTGGAGGTGGAGGAGGGGAGGACGCGCAGGCGCTTCGTCCCGGTGGACCGGGTGCGCTGGCACCGGCTGGAGGTGCCGCTCGTGGGGCTCGGGTCACTGGATGGGCTCGTGGCGGCGGTAACGGAGCAGGTGGACGCGAGCTGCGCGCAGGAACTGGACGGGCACGTGGTGCGTCTCACGCTGACGGAGCGGGGCCCGCTGCACCGCGAGCTGTCCCGGCCGGAGGCGCTCCAGCAGTTGGAAGCGGACCTGCGCGAGCAGCTCTCGCGGCGTCACCCGCCGGTGCTGCTGGAGTCCCTGCGCGACGCGAGCCGGCCCGAGTTGGACCTCCAGACGGTGCGACTGGCGGGAGGCTTCACCGGGACGCTGCTGGCCGAGGCCGACGCCCTGGCCGCGGACCCGGAGGCGTTGGAGACGGTGTGGAAGGAGGACGCGGAACTGCGCTCGCTGCGCCAGCGCTTGTCGCGGCTGGGCGTGGACGCGCTGGAGAAACCCCGGCCGGAGTGGGTGGAGCAGGCGGGGCTGCGGGTGGTGGAGCAGCTCCACGAGGAGGACGAGACGTGA